In the genome of Streptomyces collinus, one region contains:
- a CDS encoding FAD-dependent monooxygenase, giving the protein MDPVIIVGAGPVGLTLALALARQEVPCVVLDEGPGKDEPRAARTVVLREDTAALVERLTGVPLARAGARWAGWRSMRRKQVMREIVFDGTEPAPLHIAQHVLTGALRAALTGERLVKVAVESRLDGIEQEPSGVTAHTRGPKGTWWRGSFLVGCDGPRSTVRKLQDIRFPGRTAVERHAVAALRTKLPWHDEALLHRLPPWRMSGPSAGEVTARPLPDGVWRLDWLLPPGKDLVTPELLLTRIRETLAGWAGGTTPPYELLDTGVHTVHHRLARRWRADRVFLAGDAAHLLGALGTHGLDEGLRDADNLAWKLALAWHHGPHEALLDSYQTERRAVVAARLRAADQALPLLRGGAGLRAVVPGSSRGHDALLTEGHLGHGQLGAPGTYADSPLAPQLLDGQTPVETPLGAPVTDVRVTAEDGTFVRLRDRLGRGALLVVLIAPGTGVWERKHWVGAGIMPQLAAAVTALPHPAELLVAESYPGAAAHTVLLVRPDGHLVTALGGVRPADLYAAAEATVGGPVKAQAEAGASAGSH; this is encoded by the coding sequence GTGGACCCGGTGATCATCGTCGGAGCTGGGCCCGTCGGGCTCACGCTCGCCCTTGCGCTGGCACGTCAGGAAGTCCCGTGCGTCGTCCTCGACGAGGGCCCGGGCAAGGACGAGCCCCGTGCGGCACGCACCGTCGTCCTGCGCGAGGACACCGCCGCCCTCGTGGAACGGCTGACCGGCGTGCCTCTAGCCCGAGCCGGTGCGCGCTGGGCCGGATGGCGGTCGATGCGGCGCAAGCAGGTGATGCGCGAAATCGTCTTCGACGGCACCGAGCCCGCCCCCCTGCACATCGCCCAGCACGTGCTGACCGGCGCCCTGCGCGCCGCCCTCACCGGCGAACGGCTCGTCAAAGTCGCCGTGGAAAGCCGCCTCGACGGGATCGAGCAGGAGCCATCCGGCGTCACCGCTCACACCCGCGGCCCCAAGGGCACCTGGTGGCGCGGCAGTTTCCTGGTCGGCTGCGACGGCCCCCGCTCTACTGTGCGCAAGCTGCAGGACATCCGCTTCCCGGGCCGTACGGCGGTGGAACGTCACGCCGTCGCCGCGCTCCGTACGAAGCTGCCCTGGCACGACGAGGCGTTGCTGCACCGCCTGCCGCCCTGGCGCATGTCCGGCCCCTCCGCCGGCGAGGTCACCGCCCGGCCACTGCCGGACGGCGTGTGGCGCCTGGACTGGCTCCTGCCGCCCGGCAAGGACCTGGTCACACCCGAGCTGCTGCTCACCCGTATCCGGGAGACCCTGGCCGGCTGGGCGGGCGGCACGACTCCGCCGTACGAGCTGCTGGACACCGGTGTCCACACCGTCCACCACCGGCTGGCCCGTCGCTGGCGTGCCGACCGCGTGTTCCTCGCCGGGGACGCTGCCCACCTGCTCGGCGCGCTGGGCACGCACGGACTGGACGAGGGCCTGCGGGACGCCGACAACCTCGCCTGGAAGCTGGCCCTGGCCTGGCACCACGGACCGCACGAAGCGCTCCTCGACAGCTACCAGACCGAACGCCGGGCGGTCGTGGCCGCCCGGCTCCGCGCCGCCGACCAGGCGCTGCCGCTGCTGCGCGGCGGTGCGGGGCTGCGCGCCGTCGTACCCGGCTCCTCCCGGGGCCACGACGCCCTCCTCACGGAAGGGCACTTGGGGCACGGCCAGCTCGGCGCGCCGGGGACGTACGCCGACTCGCCGCTCGCGCCTCAACTCCTCGACGGGCAGACCCCGGTCGAGACACCGCTCGGCGCACCCGTCACCGACGTACGGGTCACGGCGGAGGACGGCACCTTCGTCCGGCTACGGGACCGGCTCGGCCGCGGCGCGCTGCTCGTGGTGCTGATCGCGCCGGGCACGGGCGTGTGGGAGCGCAAGCACTGGGTCGGCGCCGGCATCATGCCGCAGCTCGCCGCGGCGGTCACGGCACTGCCGCACCCCGCCGAACTGCTCGTCGCCGAGAGTTATCCGGGCGCGGCCGCGCACACGGTGCTGCTGGTGCGTCCCGACGGGCACCTCGTCACCGCCCTGGGCGGAGTGCGCCCTGCCGACCTGTACGCGGCGGCGGAGGCCACCGTGGGCGGACCGGTGAAGGCGCAGGCAGAGGCCGGTGCTTCGGCCGGCTCGCACTGA
- a CDS encoding TAXI family TRAP transporter solute-binding subunit, producing MSRTLPPIGRRRALQGGTAALVVLGLLLWWLRPWAEEPPSGTITFSTGTRAGVYHEYGELLRNEIDKDMPDLKVRLLTSAGSQENVADVATGKADFAIAAADAVATYKLDNSPGADRLRGVARLYDDYVQLVVPPDSDIRSVADLRGKRVAIGLPDSGVRLIANGVLKAAGIDPEKDIKPSSDGIDTGPRRLGHGLDAFFWSGGLPTDGLSRLANKSASAFRFVPIDATLVAKLHDQGGATRYYRATKMPESAYPTIQRGKPVPTLAVSNLLVTRSDMDPRLTEWLTRTVLDSRDLIGATVHSAQLVDVRTAIYTDPLQLHAGAQRYYQSVKP from the coding sequence ATGTCCAGAACGCTCCCCCCCATCGGCAGGCGCCGTGCCCTGCAGGGCGGCACCGCCGCCCTCGTGGTCCTCGGCCTGCTCCTGTGGTGGCTGCGCCCCTGGGCCGAGGAGCCGCCGAGCGGGACGATCACGTTCAGCACGGGCACCCGCGCGGGCGTGTACCACGAGTACGGCGAACTCCTGCGCAACGAGATCGACAAGGACATGCCCGACCTGAAGGTGCGGCTGCTGACCAGCGCCGGCTCGCAGGAGAACGTCGCCGACGTGGCGACCGGCAAGGCCGACTTCGCGATCGCCGCCGCCGACGCGGTCGCCACCTACAAGCTCGACAACAGCCCCGGGGCGGACCGGCTGCGTGGCGTCGCCCGCCTGTACGACGACTACGTCCAGCTCGTCGTGCCACCCGACTCGGACATCCGCTCCGTCGCCGACCTGCGGGGCAAGCGCGTGGCCATAGGGCTGCCCGACTCCGGCGTACGGCTGATAGCCAACGGTGTGCTCAAGGCGGCCGGCATCGACCCGGAGAAGGACATCAAGCCGTCCTCGGACGGCATCGACACCGGGCCCAGGCGCCTGGGGCACGGCCTCGACGCGTTCTTCTGGTCGGGCGGGCTGCCCACGGACGGTCTCAGCCGCCTGGCCAACAAGTCGGCATCGGCCTTCCGGTTCGTGCCGATCGACGCCACGCTCGTGGCCAAACTGCACGACCAGGGCGGCGCCACCCGCTACTACCGCGCCACGAAGATGCCGGAGTCGGCCTATCCCACCATCCAGCGCGGCAAGCCGGTTCCCACCCTCGCGGTGTCCAACCTGCTGGTCACCCGCAGCGACATGGATCCCCGGCTCACGGAGTGGCTGACCCGTACGGTGCTGGACAGCCGGGACCTCATCGGGGCGACCGTCCACTCCGCCCAGCTGGTCGACGTCCGCACGGCGATCTACACCGACCCGCTGCAACTACATGCCGGCGCCCAGCGCTACTACCAGTCGGTCAAGCCGTAG
- a CDS encoding amino acid ABC transporter permease: MTSVLYDAPGPRAKRRNVLFSVVFFVLLALLLWWIWQTMDEKNQLEWALWKPFTTSEAWTTYLLPGLADTLKAAALSMVIALPLGAVLGIARMSDHRWVRIPSGAVVEFFRAIPVLLLMLFANEFYVRSTGIPSDERPLYAVVTGLVLYNASVLAEIVRAGILSLPKGQSEAAMAIGLRKSQTMSSILLPQAVTAMLPAIVSQLVVIVKDTALGGVMLGFTELLNTRSTLAANYANVIPSFIVVAVIFIILNFILTSFASWLERRLRRSKRSTGAVLGADKVDDVNAAEVGGTYGTGAGGSI; the protein is encoded by the coding sequence ATGACGTCCGTTCTCTACGACGCCCCCGGCCCGCGGGCCAAGCGGCGCAACGTGCTCTTCTCGGTGGTCTTCTTCGTCCTGCTGGCCCTGCTTCTGTGGTGGATCTGGCAGACCATGGACGAGAAGAACCAGCTGGAATGGGCTCTGTGGAAGCCCTTCACCACCTCCGAGGCCTGGACGACGTACCTGCTGCCAGGCCTGGCCGACACCCTGAAGGCCGCCGCCCTCTCAATGGTCATCGCCCTCCCGCTGGGCGCCGTCCTCGGCATCGCACGCATGTCCGACCACCGTTGGGTGCGCATCCCGTCCGGCGCGGTGGTCGAGTTCTTCCGGGCGATCCCGGTGCTGCTCCTGATGCTGTTCGCCAACGAGTTCTACGTCCGCTCCACGGGCATCCCCAGCGACGAGCGGCCCCTGTACGCGGTGGTCACCGGTCTGGTGCTCTACAACGCCTCGGTCCTCGCCGAAATCGTGCGTGCGGGCATCCTGTCCCTGCCCAAGGGCCAGTCGGAAGCCGCCATGGCGATCGGCCTGCGCAAGAGCCAGACGATGAGCAGCATCCTGTTGCCGCAGGCTGTCACCGCCATGCTGCCGGCCATCGTCAGCCAGCTGGTCGTCATCGTGAAGGACACCGCGCTGGGCGGCGTGATGCTCGGGTTCACCGAGTTGCTCAACACACGCAGCACCCTCGCGGCCAACTACGCGAACGTCATCCCCAGCTTCATCGTGGTGGCGGTCATCTTCATCATCCTGAACTTCATCCTCACGTCCTTCGCCTCGTGGCTGGAGCGCAGGCTGCGCCGCAGCAAGCGGAGCACGGGTGCTGTTCTCGGTGCCGACAAGGTCGACGACGTCAACGCGGCCGAGGTGGGTGGCACCTACGGCACCGGTGCCGGCGGTTCCATCTGA
- a CDS encoding MazG nucleotide pyrophosphohydrolase domain-containing protein: MSSSPADLVRAFHLAFGLDARSTPTEVSPALAAHRGELLAEEAREVAEVSVGGPLDRLAHELADVVYVAYGTALVHGIDLDAVLAEIHRSNMTKIGPDGSVSRREDGKVLKGEHYEAPDVRGVLRRQGWVPGGGAA; this comes from the coding sequence ATGAGCTCTTCGCCCGCCGACCTGGTCCGTGCGTTCCACCTCGCCTTCGGCCTGGACGCCCGCAGCACGCCCACGGAGGTCTCCCCGGCTCTGGCGGCCCACCGGGGTGAGCTTCTCGCGGAGGAGGCCCGCGAGGTCGCCGAGGTGTCGGTGGGGGGCCCGCTCGACCGCCTCGCGCACGAACTGGCGGACGTGGTCTACGTCGCGTACGGCACCGCCCTCGTGCACGGCATCGACCTGGACGCGGTGCTCGCCGAGATCCACCGCTCCAACATGACGAAGATCGGCCCCGACGGCTCGGTCTCCCGCCGTGAGGACGGCAAGGTCCTCAAGGGGGAGCACTACGAGGCGCCGGACGTACGGGGGGTGCTGCGCAGACAGGGGTGGGTGCCGGGCGGGGGCGCCGCCTGA
- a CDS encoding amino acid ABC transporter permease, with protein sequence MFDFLSDYDNPTLLGAFWVTVQLTVFSAVGSLIWGTLLAAMRVSPVPLMRGFGTAYVNLVRNIPLTVIIVFTSLGLANIFGVTMGTEDLKDRAFRLAVLGLVAYTAAFVCEAIRSGINTVPVGQAEAARAIGLSFSQVLRLVVLPQAFRSVIGPLANVLIALTKNTTVAAAIGVAEAALLMKEMIENEAQTLLIGAIFAFGFVVLTLPTGLFLGWLSKRLAVKR encoded by the coding sequence GTGTTCGACTTTCTTTCTGACTATGACAACCCGACCCTGCTGGGTGCCTTCTGGGTCACGGTGCAGCTCACCGTCTTCTCGGCCGTCGGCTCCCTGATCTGGGGCACCCTACTGGCGGCCATGCGGGTCAGCCCGGTCCCGCTCATGCGTGGCTTCGGCACCGCCTATGTGAACCTCGTCCGTAACATCCCCCTGACCGTCATCATCGTCTTCACCTCGCTGGGCCTCGCCAACATCTTCGGGGTCACGATGGGCACTGAGGACCTAAAGGACAGAGCCTTCCGCTTGGCGGTCCTCGGCCTCGTCGCCTACACCGCGGCCTTCGTTTGCGAGGCGATCCGCTCCGGCATCAACACCGTGCCCGTCGGACAGGCCGAGGCGGCACGGGCCATCGGGCTCAGCTTCAGCCAGGTCCTGAGGCTCGTCGTGCTGCCGCAGGCGTTCCGCTCCGTCATCGGTCCGCTGGCCAACGTGCTCATCGCACTGACGAAGAACACCACCGTGGCGGCCGCGATCGGCGTGGCTGAGGCCGCCCTCCTGATGAAGGAAATGATCGAGAACGAGGCACAGACGCTGCTCATCGGCGCGATCTTCGCCTTCGGTTTCGTGGTACTGACCCTGCCCACTGGCCTCTTCCTCGGTTGGCTGAGCAAGCGACTGGCGGTAAAGCGATGA
- a CDS encoding amino acid ABC transporter ATP-binding protein, which translates to MTEVSVAKEDVAATGELVVLKSVNKHFGALHVLQDIDLTIARGEVVVVIGPSGSGKSTLCRTINRLETTDSGTITIDGKPLPAEGKELAKLRADVGMVFQSFNLFAHKTVLENVMLGQIKVRKKDKKAAEERARALLDRVGVGAQAEKYPAQLSGGQQQRVAIARALAMEPKVMLFDEPTSALDPEMINEVLEVMQQLARDGMTMIVVTHEMGFARSAANRVVFMADGRIVEEAAPDQFFSNPRSDRAKDFLSKILHH; encoded by the coding sequence ATGACCGAAGTATCGGTGGCCAAGGAAGATGTGGCCGCGACCGGAGAACTGGTCGTCCTGAAGAGCGTCAACAAGCACTTCGGCGCGTTGCACGTACTCCAGGACATCGACCTGACGATCGCCCGCGGTGAAGTCGTCGTGGTCATCGGACCCTCCGGGTCCGGCAAGTCCACCCTGTGCCGCACCATCAACCGCCTGGAGACGACCGACTCCGGCACGATCACGATCGACGGCAAGCCCCTGCCCGCCGAGGGCAAGGAGCTGGCCAAGCTCCGCGCCGACGTCGGCATGGTCTTCCAGTCCTTCAACCTCTTCGCGCACAAGACCGTGCTCGAGAACGTGATGCTCGGCCAGATCAAGGTCCGCAAGAAGGACAAGAAGGCGGCTGAGGAGCGGGCCCGGGCCCTGCTCGACCGGGTCGGCGTGGGCGCGCAGGCCGAGAAGTACCCGGCGCAGCTCTCCGGCGGCCAGCAGCAGCGCGTCGCCATCGCACGGGCGCTGGCGATGGAGCCGAAGGTGATGCTCTTCGACGAGCCGACCTCCGCGCTCGACCCCGAGATGATCAACGAGGTGCTGGAGGTCATGCAGCAGCTCGCCCGCGACGGCATGACCATGATCGTCGTCACCCATGAGATGGGTTTCGCACGATCGGCTGCAAACCGCGTGGTGTTCATGGCGGACGGCCGAATCGTCGAGGAGGCTGCGCCCGACCAGTTCTTCAGCAATCCGCGCAGCGATCGTGCCAAGGACTTCCTGTCGAAGATCTTGCACCACTGA
- a CDS encoding response regulator transcription factor, whose translation MRLLLVEDDNHVAAALSAVLARHGFDVTHARSGEEALQALVPEGDCFGVVLLDLGLPDQDGYEVCGKIRKRTSTPVIMVTARSDVRSRIHGLNLGADDYVVKPYDTGELLARIHAVSRRTSHEDTSSGIETELRLGPVHIELPNRRVSVDGSVIQLTRKEFDLLALLAQRPGVVFRREQIISEVWQTSWEGTGRTLEVHVASLRAKLRMPALIETVRGVGYRLVAPAG comes from the coding sequence ATGAGACTGCTGCTCGTCGAGGACGACAACCACGTCGCCGCCGCCCTGTCGGCGGTTCTGGCGCGACACGGGTTCGACGTCACGCACGCGCGCAGCGGTGAGGAGGCCCTCCAGGCACTCGTCCCCGAGGGCGACTGCTTCGGCGTCGTCCTCCTCGACCTCGGCCTGCCCGACCAGGACGGGTACGAGGTCTGCGGCAAGATCCGCAAGCGCACCAGCACCCCGGTGATCATGGTCACCGCCCGCTCCGACGTGCGCTCCCGCATCCACGGTCTCAACCTCGGCGCCGACGACTACGTGGTGAAGCCCTACGACACCGGGGAGCTGCTCGCCCGTATCCACGCGGTCAGCCGGCGCACCTCCCACGAGGACACCTCCAGCGGCATCGAGACCGAGCTGCGGCTCGGCCCGGTGCACATCGAGCTGCCCAACCGCAGGGTCAGCGTGGACGGATCGGTGATCCAGCTGACCCGCAAGGAGTTCGACCTGCTGGCCCTGCTCGCGCAGCGGCCCGGGGTGGTCTTCCGCCGGGAGCAGATCATCAGTGAGGTGTGGCAGACCAGCTGGGAGGGGACCGGGCGCACCCTTGAGGTGCATGTGGCGTCCCTGCGCGCCAAGCTGCGCATGCCGGCCCTCATCGAGACCGTACGCGGAGTCGGCTACCGGCTCGTCGCGCCCGCCGGTTAG
- a CDS encoding putative leader peptide gives MLTVTVRPHGDSELTRLGGRGVLRCVTDTCVRLWRRVHMDLLRYAGCVCRPSC, from the coding sequence GTGCTCACTGTCACGGTGCGTCCGCATGGTGACAGTGAGTTGACCCGTTTGGGCGGCCGTGGTGTACTCCGGTGCGTGACCGACACCTGTGTGCGCCTGTGGCGGAGGGTCCATATGGACCTCCTCCGCTATGCGGGCTGCGTGTGTCGTCCGTCCTGCTGA
- a CDS encoding rhodanese-like domain-containing protein — MSAAPGPASRDPRHPLGIDALLERVRAGYERIEPQEAYEAARAGDALLVDIRYAALRERDGLIPGALVVERNELEWRLDPQGSHRLPEATSHALRIVVICNEGYASSLAAQSLHQLGLHRATDLVGGFQAWRGSGLPVV, encoded by the coding sequence GTGAGCGCCGCACCCGGGCCGGCGAGCCGCGACCCCCGGCACCCTCTCGGCATCGACGCGTTGCTGGAGCGGGTCCGGGCGGGCTACGAGCGCATCGAACCGCAGGAGGCGTACGAGGCCGCCCGGGCCGGCGACGCGCTCCTGGTCGACATCCGCTACGCCGCCCTGCGCGAACGGGACGGCCTCATCCCCGGCGCCCTGGTCGTCGAACGCAACGAACTGGAATGGCGCCTCGACCCCCAGGGCAGCCACCGCCTCCCCGAGGCCACGAGCCATGCCCTGCGCATCGTCGTGATCTGCAACGAGGGCTACGCGTCCAGTCTGGCGGCCCAGTCCTTGCACCAGCTGGGACTGCACCGGGCCACGGATCTGGTGGGCGGCTTCCAGGCATGGCGAGGGTCGGGGCTGCCGGTGGTGTGA
- a CDS encoding glutamate ABC transporter substrate-binding protein, translated as MKLRKVSAAAATALVLALTATACGGDDGGDSNGSGSGGSDKIKIGIKYDQPGLGLKEPDGSFSGFDVDVATYVAKELGYEPDQIEWVETKSADRENALSRGDVKMIAATYSITDERKAKVDFAGPYLLAHQDLLVKSDSDIKEGTDLNGKKLCSVTGSTSAQNVKNDIAPKAQLQELGGYSECIAGLQSGALDAVTTDDAILAGFAAQDQYKGQFKLTGLKLSNENYGIGVKKGDTETLNKINDALEKMVSEKAWDKAVKDNFGPANYKNEEAPKIGQIVQ; from the coding sequence ATGAAGCTCCGCAAGGTCTCCGCTGCGGCTGCCACCGCTCTCGTTCTCGCCCTGACCGCCACCGCCTGTGGCGGCGACGACGGCGGTGACTCCAACGGCTCCGGCTCCGGCGGCAGCGACAAGATCAAGATCGGCATCAAGTACGACCAGCCCGGTCTGGGCCTGAAGGAGCCCGACGGTTCCTTCTCCGGCTTCGACGTGGACGTGGCGACGTACGTGGCCAAGGAACTGGGCTACGAGCCCGACCAGATCGAGTGGGTCGAGACGAAGAGCGCCGACCGTGAGAACGCGCTGTCCCGCGGTGACGTGAAGATGATCGCGGCCACGTACTCGATCACCGACGAGCGCAAGGCGAAGGTCGACTTCGCCGGTCCGTACCTGCTGGCCCACCAGGATCTGCTGGTGAAGTCGGACTCGGACATCAAGGAGGGCACCGACCTCAACGGCAAGAAGCTGTGCTCGGTGACCGGCTCCACCTCGGCCCAGAACGTCAAGAACGACATCGCCCCGAAGGCTCAGTTGCAGGAGCTCGGCGGCTACTCGGAGTGCATCGCGGGCCTGCAGAGCGGTGCCCTCGACGCCGTGACCACGGACGACGCGATCCTCGCCGGTTTCGCGGCGCAGGACCAGTACAAGGGTCAGTTCAAGCTCACCGGACTGAAGCTGAGCAACGAGAACTACGGCATCGGTGTGAAGAAGGGCGACACCGAGACCCTGAACAAGATCAACGACGCTCTGGAGAAGATGGTCAGCGAGAAGGCCTGGGACAAGGCCGTCAAGGACAACTTCGGACCGGCGAACTACAAGAACGAGGAAGCCCCGAAGATCGGTCAGATCGTCCAGTAA
- a CDS encoding sensor histidine kinase, producing the protein MRTRLLPLLIILMAAVLLALGVPLAVSLAGAQQQKVVVDRIDDTARFAALAQFVTDSPDGTTGAFENERLATLSSELRSYYEVYGIRSGVFYRTGVAMAHAPADWSLPREGEVRDAFSEAKLSRRSHDPKQVWPWQRRNLVVASPVIRDGDVVAVVVTDSPTGQMRSRTLHGWLVIGAGEFAAMLLAVGAALRLTGWVLKPVRVLDATTHDIATGRLKSRVAAAGGPPELQRLARSFNEMADNVEDVLEQQRAFVADASHQLRNPLAALLLRIELLSFELPEGNKEIASVQAEGKRLAQVLDDLLDLALAEHTEADLKITDIGELAAERLAAWAPTAEAKGVHLVGDCPPTTAWADPVALSSALDAVIDNAVKFTPEDETVEVSVASHGDTSTVVVTDQGPGLTDEELARVGDRFWRSGRHQNIKGSGLGLSISRALLAAGGGSIAYDRHEPHGLKVTVAVPRSAPTA; encoded by the coding sequence GTGCGCACTCGTCTGCTCCCGCTGCTCATCATCCTGATGGCGGCCGTGCTGCTCGCGCTCGGCGTCCCGCTCGCCGTGAGCCTCGCCGGCGCGCAGCAGCAGAAGGTCGTCGTCGACCGGATCGACGACACGGCACGCTTCGCGGCCCTGGCGCAGTTCGTCACCGACTCGCCCGACGGGACCACCGGCGCGTTCGAGAACGAGCGGCTGGCCACCCTCAGCAGCGAGCTGCGCAGCTACTACGAGGTCTACGGCATCCGCTCCGGTGTCTTCTACCGAACCGGCGTGGCCATGGCCCACGCCCCGGCCGACTGGTCCCTGCCCAGGGAGGGCGAGGTCCGGGACGCCTTCTCCGAGGCGAAGCTCAGCCGCCGCAGCCACGATCCGAAGCAGGTGTGGCCCTGGCAGCGCCGCAACCTCGTGGTGGCCTCGCCGGTCATCCGGGACGGGGATGTCGTCGCGGTCGTCGTCACCGACTCGCCCACCGGGCAGATGCGCTCGCGCACGCTGCACGGCTGGCTGGTCATCGGCGCGGGCGAGTTTGCCGCGATGCTGCTGGCCGTCGGTGCCGCTCTGCGGCTGACCGGCTGGGTGCTCAAGCCCGTACGGGTCCTGGACGCCACCACCCACGACATCGCCACCGGGCGGCTGAAGTCCCGGGTCGCGGCCGCCGGCGGGCCGCCGGAGCTCCAACGCCTGGCACGGTCGTTCAACGAGATGGCCGACAACGTCGAGGACGTGCTGGAGCAGCAGCGTGCCTTCGTCGCCGACGCCTCGCACCAGCTGCGCAACCCCCTCGCGGCGCTGCTGCTGCGCATCGAGCTGCTGTCCTTCGAGCTGCCCGAGGGCAACAAGGAGATCGCCTCGGTCCAGGCCGAGGGCAAGCGTCTCGCGCAGGTCCTGGACGACCTGCTCGACCTGGCGCTGGCCGAGCACACCGAGGCGGATCTGAAGATCACCGACATCGGCGAGCTCGCCGCCGAACGTCTCGCGGCTTGGGCCCCGACCGCCGAGGCCAAGGGCGTGCATCTGGTGGGGGACTGCCCGCCGACGACCGCGTGGGCCGACCCGGTCGCCCTGTCCAGCGCGCTGGACGCGGTCATCGACAACGCGGTGAAGTTCACGCCCGAGGACGAGACCGTCGAGGTGAGCGTCGCCTCCCACGGCGACACCTCCACCGTCGTCGTCACCGACCAGGGCCCCGGCCTCACCGACGAGGAGCTGGCACGCGTCGGCGACCGCTTCTGGCGCAGCGGCCGGCATCAGAACATCAAGGGTTCGGGCCTCGGGCTGTCCATCTCGCGGGCGCTGCTCGCGGCGGGCGGCGGTTCGATCGCGTACGACCGTCACGAGCCGCACGGGCTGAAGGTGACGGTGGCGGTGCCGCGGTCGGCGCCTACGGCCTGA
- a CDS encoding cysteine dioxygenase, translating to MSVSPPAPSSASPSAASSVSCAGSAPTQADLYEFVRRTAADTELIDSLPLDPEGRTWVRLDGPGGSEAWLIGWPPGTGTGWHDHADSVGAFLTASGELRENSLAARLPTDGWKTLELAEDVDRERRLRAGQGRAFGRHHVHEVLNESPDRHAISVHAYYPPLPQIRRYSRSGPVLRLEQVERPEDWQ from the coding sequence GTGTCTGTATCGCCACCTGCACCCTCCTCTGCATCCCCCTCTGCGGCCTCCTCCGTTTCCTGCGCCGGTTCGGCTCCCACGCAGGCCGACCTCTACGAGTTCGTCCGGCGTACGGCCGCCGACACCGAGCTGATCGACTCCCTGCCGCTCGACCCGGAGGGCCGCACCTGGGTGCGGCTGGACGGGCCCGGCGGCAGCGAGGCCTGGCTGATCGGCTGGCCTCCCGGCACGGGCACCGGCTGGCACGACCACGCCGACTCGGTCGGTGCCTTCCTGACCGCGTCGGGCGAGCTCAGGGAGAACTCGCTCGCCGCGCGGCTGCCCACCGACGGCTGGAAGACCCTGGAACTCGCCGAGGACGTGGACCGGGAACGCCGGCTGCGGGCCGGCCAGGGCCGCGCCTTCGGCCGGCACCACGTGCACGAGGTGCTCAACGAGTCCCCCGACCGGCACGCGATCTCCGTCCACGCCTACTACCCGCCCCTGCCGCAGATCCGCCGCTACAGCCGCAGCGGTCCGGTCCTGCGCCTGGAGCAGGTCGAGCGCCCGGAGGACTGGCAGTGA
- the recX gene encoding recombination regulator RecX gives MTRRTDWAEYEYDAFGVPRGRGTGGGMRSALGREDGSGDTPPEGDRLHEDWGDIGPHGGGSPRSSPRDGGPRDGEPRDGGSRGRRGRRRRGFGETVPDAEDGGVPSSSRAEQEAPPGDPVEQARAICLRLLTGTPRTRKQLADALRKRQIQDDAAEEVLSRFEEVGLINDGAFADAWVESRHHGRGLARRALARELRTKGVDSTVIDEAVSQLDSEQEEATARELVDRKLRSTRGLDRDKRLRRLAGMLARKGYSEGMALRVVRQALEEEGEDTEFLADEGY, from the coding sequence CGGAGTACGAGTACGACGCCTTCGGTGTCCCACGGGGGAGGGGCACCGGAGGCGGCATGCGCTCAGCCCTGGGCAGGGAGGACGGCTCGGGGGACACGCCTCCCGAGGGCGACCGGCTGCATGAAGACTGGGGCGACATCGGGCCGCACGGGGGCGGCTCGCCCAGAAGCAGCCCGCGTGATGGAGGCCCGCGTGACGGCGAGCCGCGTGACGGGGGTTCGCGCGGCAGGCGAGGTCGTCGTCGGCGCGGCTTCGGCGAGACGGTCCCTGACGCCGAGGACGGAGGTGTCCCTTCCTCGTCGAGGGCCGAGCAGGAGGCACCTCCAGGGGACCCGGTCGAGCAGGCTCGGGCGATCTGCCTGCGCCTGCTCACCGGGACCCCGCGGACCCGTAAGCAACTCGCCGACGCCCTGCGCAAGCGGCAGATCCAGGACGACGCGGCCGAGGAGGTGCTGTCCCGGTTCGAAGAGGTCGGCCTCATCAACGACGGGGCCTTCGCGGACGCCTGGGTGGAATCCCGTCACCACGGGCGGGGGCTGGCCCGGCGGGCGCTCGCGCGCGAACTGCGAACCAAGGGCGTCGACTCCACAGTGATCGACGAGGCCGTCTCCCAGCTCGATTCCGAGCAGGAGGAGGCGACCGCGCGGGAGCTCGTCGACCGTAAACTCCGCTCCACCCGCGGCCTCGACCGCGACAAACGCCTCCGCCGCCTCGCGGGCATGCTCGCCCGCAAGGGTTACTCCGAGGGCATGGCGCTGCGTGTGGTGAGGCAGGCGCTGGAGGAAGAGGGCGAGGACACGGAGTTCCTGGCGGACGAGGGGTACTGA